One region of Oryzias latipes chromosome 6, ASM223467v1 genomic DNA includes:
- the tbxas1 gene encoding thromboxane-A synthase, whose translation METLFDLFTMFNVKASSGSVTLSLLLVFLGLLYWYSVYPFSVLSRYGIKHPKPVPFFGNLFLFREGFFKPLNDLIKTHGRVCGYYLGRKPVVVIADPDLLRQVMVKDFSSFPNRMTLRFATKPMVDCLLALKDERWRRVRSILTPSFSAAKMKEMVPLINTVTEVLMKNLTTHAESGQAFDIHRCFGFFTMDVIASVAFATQVDSQNKPDDPFVHHAQMFFTFSFFRPMMMFFIAFPSLMAPVARFIPNKRRDEMSNFFIHNIQKIIKQREEQPPDQRRRDFLQLMLDARTAKECASLDQFDTSNHGDETLTNPKAASSDQESSRSEESALRRPQKKMMTEDEVVGQAFIFLLAGYETTSSTLGFTCYLLAVHPECQHKVQQEVDQFFSRHESPDYTNIQELKYMDMVVSETLRLYPPGFRFAREVEEDCVVNGVRLPKGATLEIPAGFLHYDPEYWSEPEKFIPERFTAEAKASRHPFVYLPFGSGPRNCVGMRLAQLEIKMALAHLFRSFSVVACSETKVPLELKSSSTLGPKNGIFVKITKREAQADSPPED comes from the exons ATGGAGACGCTTTTTGACCTCTTCACGATGTTCAACGTCAAAGCGAGCAGCGGCTCCGTGACGCTCAGcctcctcctcgtcttcctGGGTCTTCTCTACTG GTATTCCGTTTATCCTTTCTCGGTCCTCTCTCGGTACGGCATCAAACATCCGAAGCCGGTGCCGTTTTTTgggaatttgtttttgttccggGAG GGTTTCTTTAAACCTCTCAACGATCTTATAAAAACCCACGGCAGAGTGTGCGG GTATTATTTGGGCCGTAAACCGGTGGTGGTGATCGCAGACCCCGATCTGCTCCGGCAAGTGATGGTGAAGGACTTCAGCAGCTTCCCTAACAGAATG ACTCTGCGCTTCGCCACCAAACCCATGGTGGACTGTTTGCTGGCCCTGAAGGACGAGCGGTGGAGGAGAGTGAGGAGCATCCTGACTCCGTCCTTCAGTGCTGCCAAGATGAAAGAA ATGGTTCCGCTCATCAACACGGTAACGGAAGTTCTGATGAAGAACCTGACCACCCACGCCGAGTCCGGCCAGGCTTTCGACATCCACAG GTGTTTTGGCTTCTTCACCATGGACGTCATTGCCAGCGTGGCCTTCGCCACCCAGGTGGACTCTCAGAACAAACCCGACGACCCGTTCGTCCACCACGCTCAAATGTTCTTCACCTTCTCCTTCTTCAGGCCCATGATGATGTTTTTCA tTGCTTTTCCCTCCTTGATGGCTCCCGTGGCGAGATTCATTCCAAACAAAAGGCGAGACGAGATGAGTAATTTCTTCATCCACAACATTCAGAAGATCATCAAGCAGAGGGAGGAGcagcctccagaccag CGGCGCAGAGACTTCCTTCAGCTGATGCTGGACGCGCGAACGGCCAAAGAGTGTGCGTCTTTGGACCAGTTTGACACCTCCAACCACGGAGACGAGACGCTGACCAACCCCAAAGCGGCGTCTTCGGATCAGGAAAGCAGCCGCTCAGAGGAGTCGGCGCTCAGGCGTCCTCAGAAGAAGATGATGACCGAGGATGAAGTCGTGGGCCAggccttcatcttcctcctggcGGGCTACGAGACCACCAGCAGCACTCTGGGCTTCACCTGCTACCTGCTGGCCGTCCACCCCGAGTGCCAACACAAAGTGCAGCAGGAGGTGGACCAGTTCTTCAGCAGACAC GAGTCACCCGACTACACCAACATCCAGGAGCTGAAGTACATGGACATGGTGGTGTCCGAGACGCTACGGCTCTACCCTCCTGGATTCAG GTTTGCCAGAGAGGTCGAGGAGGACTGCGTGGTGAACGGCGTGCGCCTCCCGAAAGGAGCAACGCTGGAGATTCCCGCCGGCTTCCTCCATTACGATCCGGAATACTGGTCTGAGCCGGAGAAGTTCATCCCTGAGAG GTTCACTGCGGAAGCGAAGGCCAGCCGGCACCCGTTTGTCTACCTCCCGTTCGGGTCGGGACCCCGGAACTGTGTGGGGATGAGGCTGGCCCAGCTGGAGATCAAGATGGCCTTGGCTCACCTGTTCCGCAGCTTCAGCGTGGTGGCGTGCTCCGAGACCAAA GTTCCTCTGGAGCTGAAGTCGTCCAGCACGCTGGGACCCAAGAACGgcatttttgtcaaaattacCAAAAGAGAAGCTCAAGCAGATTCTCCTCCAGAGGATTAG